Part of the Phacochoerus africanus isolate WHEZ1 chromosome 8, ROS_Pafr_v1, whole genome shotgun sequence genome is shown below.
aacccacggatcgaggccagggatcgaacctacaacctcatggttcctagttggactcgttaactactgagccacgacaggaactccagatatgtatatattctttttcttccttttttttttgataaacatAGCAAACTatagatagttttttttaatatatctccttttattttattaggcAGCGCATCTAGAAATTATGCTGTATTCTTTTGGCCAGACATTTACGTTGTTTTCAGATTTACAGAGTTAGAAACTGGAGACAGTGTGGCAGTGACTGTTGTCTGTCTGTTTCCTGGTGCGAGCATTCAGGTTTCTCTAGGGTCACTCCTGGGGGTGGGACTGCCAGGTGGTGGGATGTGCTCATCTGTCCTTCTGGATGATGCTGCCTTGGACGTATTCTCCATTTTATGGTGCAAGAAGCAGAGGAGCGCTCCCAGCATCTCACAGCATAGACTCTAGCCTTGAGCACTTCCTCGGGCACCCACCTTGGTGCTTCACCTAtcatctggtccttaacccagcCCATCTTTGTCTCCTCAGGTTCCCCTGCAGCCAAGCGGCAGCGGCGGAGTCGTGGCCGTCCCAGTGGTGGCGCCAGACGGCGGCGGAGAGGGGGCCCAGCAGCACCCCAGCAGCAGCAAGAGCCAGCCAGGCCCACCTCAGAAGGCAAAGTGACCTGTGgtaggtgtctgtgtgtgtggcagggagtGCATGCACAGTCCCCGTGTTAGGCTATagagctggagggtgggggaggcgggCCCTCGTCTGGGCTGTGACACCTAGGGGAGGCAGTGGCTCCATGCATCTGTTCAGCACAGTGGAATCCTTATTCTTTCCCTTGTTCTTACTGTTGACGTCTTGCTTGTCTATATCCTACCCATAGTTGAAGGATTATGTTGTGTGCCACTGCCTCCAGGAAACCTTCCTTGATAGCCCCATGCACTCAATTTCATTTGTTGGTGGAGAAGCGAGCCAGGCAGGGGCCAAGCAGCTGGGCCTGGCAGGCCTCAGAGCAGATGAAGTTGGATTTTATTCTGTGTGTCAAGTGCTGTGCAAGGGTTTTTAGCTGGGAGTGTGGTGATCTGATACCAGTTTGTAAAGGAATTCTGATTGCATCTggaaaataagttaataaatgagTTAGAATTTGCTAAGTGCCTAGAACGGTGCTGGACACGTAGCACATGCTCTGTCAGGTGCACATGAAGTAAACTCAGCAAAGCGGAAGCAGTCCATCAAGGATGAGGCAGAGGTCTGGCCTGGGATAGTGGCGGTTGGAGAGGGTGAGAAGGAGGTGGGcttaaggaaataaaacactTTGGGTATAGGACCTGCAGGCTCCTAAGTGGGGCTGTGTGGGTTGGGAACTCTGTTGTGCAGACTCATGCAGACCTTGCCCTTGAGAAACTCCCCCTGGTCCTGAGGGGAGGGCACAGTGGGTggacactctttttctcacacagCCCCACACACCCTTCTGGTACCTGCTTCTCTGCGTTGGGCAAGCCTTGGGTCACAAAGGGTATCAGCTAGCAAGAGGCTTAGGCTGAGGCGGGTCGGGAGGTGGAATTACAGGCGGGAAGATGAGGATGGCGGTGGCAGCAGCTCTGCATTTCTCAAGAGACCGCAGCCTGTCTGCAGAGCTTTTAGCCTCCTCCTAGTGCCCATCGCagccccccaggccctgggcagccCATCCAATCCATAGATGAGGCAGTAGATGCCTATGCTGGGTGTCGTCAGAAGGAACAGAGCAATAGAGCTGGTCTTTGAGGAGGTGGCTGTTCTGTCGTGACTCTTCTCCACGTCAGGCAGACCAGAGCCACCCACTGGCAAAATAGCCTGGAAAGTCACTGCTTCCTTAGGGAGGCTTGGGAGCGTCTTGCTAGTGGAGGCTTCAGGTCTCTTTTCTGAGGGTGGGGAGGTTAACCTGGGTGTGGCTGGCTCTTGATGCGGGGATGGGTGAGCAGCTCTTACTGCTGACTCACCaggcagggtggggctggagtGAGGCTCTCCCCAGTAGGGCCCTGGTTTTCCCCTCTGGAAATGGAGACGGCTTAATCCCAAAGGAGAAGGAGGCCTCTCTAGACCTGAATGAGGAAGGGGCCTACCATTCTTGCCCCCTCCTCACCTGTGACAGATACGGGGATTGACCCCCAGTCGGCCACCCTCCACTGAGGTAGAGAACGGGACTAACCTGAGGGCCTCAGAGTGTGAGGAAGGGGCCATGGGGTATCCTGGGCTCAGACACAGGACCTGTGACTTTCTGCATCCCTCTCAGGGCTTCTGCTGTACACTGTGCTGCTGGGTGTGCTACTCACTTGACCTTGAATTCTCAAGATTGCCCTTGAGGTAGCGATGACATCCCCCATTGTGCAgagtggcagggctgggctgaagctcaggtttgtttgtttggttatTCCACATGTATTTAGAGAGCAATTATTATGTGCTTACATCCTAGTGACAGGAGGGCCTGGCTCTCATGGAGCTTGTGTTGTGGGAGCAGAAAGCTACGAGAAGGAGAGAAACTTCAGATGTCAGTTGTGAAGAGAAACACAGCAGGGCTAGCCGGCAGAGGATGATGGGAAATGCAGTTCGAGATGTATTTTCAAGATAGGGTGGTCTAGGAGAGCCTctcagaggaagagagggaggaggattCGGATGGCTGGGGAAGGGTTTTTCAGATAGAGGGACAGCAGGAGGGAAGGCCTGAGTGGGAACGTGCCATTAGTGGTGATGGGATCTCGAGGAAGCTGGAAGGGTTGAagcggagccacagcaacaccagatccgagcctcatctgcaacctacaccacagctcacggcaaccccagatccttaacccactgatcgaggtcagggatcgaacctgcatcctcatggttcctagtcagattcatttctgctgcgccaccatgggaactcctgatgtctttatttttcatcaaGCTAACCTCCTGGGTGGCATCGTACTCCTCTCTCAGGAGGCCCGCAGAGGCTGCTTATCTTTACTGCCCTTGGCTGCGTCGTCTTCTCACTGCCTCTGTCCATTAGTTTAGGAGAGGCTGATGAACTTATAGTTGACATGCTGACTCTGGCTGTGCCTTGGGGAAGAGACTGGAGCAGGGGAGGCATCCAGCTGTTGTCCAGAGGAGGGTGGTGCTGGCCCTGGGTGTGGCATTAGAGGGCGGAGTCTGTCCCTTTAAGCTTGCTGGCTGCTTCTCTCTGCCAGGCATGGGAGCACAGGTCCTCTTTGTCCTTAGCCTTTCCTCGTAGTAACTCCCAGAGGGGAGACCTGAGTAGATTCATCCCTGGTCTCCAGCCACAgtcagcacagtgtctggcatacaAGGCTGCTCACCTGCTCACCTAGGCCTGTCTCTCATACCTTCCCTGGTCTTCCGTTGGGCAGCCCCTTCTGTTTCCCTCTGTGGGCCATTCTGCTGCAGGAGAGAGATTGGTGAGACGTGGGCTGGGGGACAAGAGGGTGCTAGGGCCCACCTGAGTGCCGGAAGCAAGAGCAGCTCTTCCCTCGCCCTGGGACAGGGAGCATTTCCCTGCCAGTGGAGAGGGACTGTGGACAAATGCCTGGTGTTCCTGGCTAGAGGAAACTATTCAGCTAGGTCTCAGCCCAGGTCATGTGGGTGCTGGGTGCTCTTCCCGTGTGCACCCTCACTGTCATACCTGGGCTGGTCCATATACTTCTCTCCATGTGTCTGGCTTCCATCCTGAGCCAGCCACCTTTGGCCCGCCTGGGTTCTATTCCTTAGTGTCCTGCTGCTTCTGCAGAGCAGCCCGGGTTGTCTCCATGACTTGATGAGGCCACTTCCTTCCTGCTGTTCTCAGAGGACTCATTATGCACAAGGCACTGGCCTCAGCCCTCTATCTGCACCCAGCTGTGTAGTCCTTATAGTGGCTCCATGAGAACAGGTACTGGGGTGAGGTGGTTTTATGGAGGAGGCCCCCAGATTCCCTACCCTGGCTGCCAGGGCATGGTCAGTCCCGCCCCTCCAGTTGTCCCCTTGTGCCCTTTTCCATCATGGGCCAGCCGCACTGGCCCCCAGCCTATGAATTCCCCAAGTTCATTTACTGCCTCTGGAGTTTTCATACATGCCGTTCTCTCTTCTGGGAATGCAGCTCTGCTCTTTTCACTGCGTTCCTGTCTCGACCTACTTGTCTTCTTCACATTTCACTGCAAACATCACTTCCTAGAGAGGCCCTCTCTGATCATTTCGATCTAAATTACAACTCGCTCTCTATAATTTTCTCTCCTGACCCTTGGGATGGCTTTCAATTATAGATTTCACATAACCATGGTTGTTTGAGAGGCAGCAAACAGGATAGGGATAGTTAAAAGCTttggggctctggagccaggcatCTTGGTTGAAATTCCAGCTCGACCACTTCTGCCTGTTTGGCCTCAGGCAGGTGACTCATCCTCTTTGCCttagttttcccatctgcaaaaagGGGACAATAGCACTGCCTCATAAGGTTGCAGGTATGAGCAAAAGGGTCAGTAAgtagttcctcttgtggctcagcagtaacaaaccccactagtatccacgaggacgcaggttcaatcctgggcctcgctcagtgggttaacgattcagcgttgccataagctgcaatgtagctgctcggatctggcgtggctgtggctgtgatgtaggccagcagatgcagctccaatttgacccctagcccaggaacttccatgtgccactggtgcggccttagaaaatgaaaaaataaattataaatgaaattttacctgcatgtttaataataaaaaaaaggtcGGTAGATGTGCAGTGTGTGAAGGTAGTGTAGTACGCACTGTATAAAGGGCCCCTGTGGGTGAGCTGAGGCGAGAAGTAAGAAGAGCGCTCGCGATGCCCGTGGTTCAGGCCGGGGCTGGAGCCGTGGCTCAGATGATGCATGTTTCTCCTTTTCCCTGGTGGAGCTTCCCTGTCCTCCTCTTCTGTGTGCCATCCTCTTGTATTCCAGACCAGAGGTTGGACTGTTTCCTCCGCTGTAAACAGGGTAATGAAGGTGCTGTGAGAACTCAGGATTAAGATAGAGAAAGCACCTGGGGAGGGCCTGGCCCCCTTGAGGGGTCCTTGACTGGGGCTCACTTGGCTCCCAGCCCCATTTGTGGTGGGGCCCTCATGTCTGCCCAGCATTCCTGGCTGTTGGTAAATCTCTGTCGGATGGAGGAATGAGTAGACACATGTGGGTTCACCCTgatccttccctccttccacccccaccGTGCCCAGTGGGCTCTGGGCGAACAGACAGTCTCTATTGGCGGTCTGTGCTGAAGAGAAAGGCCACCTGGGAGGGGAGTCACTGGGCATTTGGGGCAGGGGAGATGGACAGGCTTTTTGAGTAAGGCTTGTGCTGGAAGCTTTGGCTGCAGGGCAGGGTCTGATAGTCAGTAGTGGGGATTGAGGAGATAAGGGAGGAGGTTCGCTCAGGGCCCCAGGTGAGAGAGGGCAAGACCTAGGCagaggcccggggtgggggtaGAGGGGTGAGTGTCAAAATCACAGTTCCTGCTTTTGGGCACCTCTCTGTCTGGGCCCTGGGTCAGGTGCTTCACGAGCTGCctgatttaatcctcatgacCTCATTGTGCAGCAGGGACCTCTTGTTTGTCTCTTTATGtttttcagatggggaaactgaggctcagagaggtgaggtcacATGCCCAAGGCCCCACAGCTAGAGAGTGGCAGAGCCGGGACTCGCCTCAAGGTCTGTCGGACTCCGCCACCAGGCTCTGTGCCTCTGCCACTGAGCAGCCCCGTGTGGCCTTGGACAGGTGCTGCTCCTCCCAGTCCCCTGTTCCCTGGCCCACGCTTATTGAGGGCATGGTTAGACACTCATAGGAGTCAAGGATGTGGGCCCAAAAGTCTTATCTGGTCCTTAGAATGGGGGAGCTGGGCCTGTGGGAAGTCCTGGGGGCTAAGGCTGGGCTGGTTTTCCTGGGCCTTAAGCAGAAAGGGTGAGGTTCCCCTCAAGGCAGAAGGAGGAACATTTGGGTTTTGGggtgagaggaggaagtgggTGGTGCTGAGAAGTTGCCTGGGGAAGCAGGGAACCTGCCTTCTGCTTTCTGCTCTGTGGCTGACACGGTCTGTGAAAGGTGAAGGGAGTCAGAGGCTTCACACTTCCCTTCTCAGAGCTTCAGTTATCTCATCTGTCAGATGGGTTGACTGTGGCCCCTGCCCCTAGGGCTGATCCCACTGAATCTCCAAGGGTAAACTGTTTGGGACCTCACAGTTGTTGgtggctggctttttttttttttttttttgtctttttagggctgcaccctcagcatacagaggttcccaggctaggggtcaaattggacctgtagctgccagcctacaccttagtcacagcaatgcaggatctgagcagcatctgtgacctacacgacagctcacagcaacactagatccttaacccattgagtgaggccagggattgaacctgcgtcctcatggatgctagtcagatttgtttctgctgagccatgacaggaactcctggctgccATTCTTTAGCGGTCATCAGTCACCATGTATAGTGCTAGCCAGTTCCTTTCTAAACAttgctctaattttatttttcatttttgttttaatttttaatgttttagaactacacctgtggcatgtgtaagttcccaggctaggggttgaattggaactgcagctgccaacctataccacagctacagcaaggtgggatctgagccacatgtgtgacctataccacagctcctggcaatgcaggatccttgacccattcattgagcaaggcctgtgattgaacctgcatcatcgtggatactattcgggttcttaatctgctgagccccaacaggaactcctttatttttcatttttattattactattttggctgcacccacagcacgtggaagttcccctgcccaaagattgaatctgggccacagctgctacctactctgtagctgcggcaatgccggatcctttaaccaactgctctgggcctgggattgaaccctctcctctgcagtgacccaagctgctgcagtcagattcctaacccactatgccacaccaggaactccaccATTGCTCCATTTTAAATCATCTAACCAGCCCTTTTCCAGTAGGGATTGTCCCCTTGGTTTAGGCAGGACCCTGTCTCAGAGAGGTGGTAACTTGCGCCAGGTCACACAGTTAGTGCCTGAAGGTTCTTGGGTTGGAATCGGCTCCATTGACTTGAAGCTGCTTTCTGGTGCATGGGAGGGTCAGTGACCTCTGTCATGCACTGCCACCCctggccatgtgaccttgggtaaatcacATCACTTCTCTTTGTCTCCATTTCCTCGTCTGTAAATTGGAGAGATAATAGGGTCTGCCCTACAGGGTTGTTTGTGAATTAGTAAATGAGTTTGTGTGACTCTTGTCACAAACACTTGTTGTCATTTCCAGCTTATAGCTGATCCTCAGGACAGCCTGTGTTGTAAGTGGACAGGAGGTTCTGTTAGTAGCCCGATTCACAGGTGGGAATTCAGTAATCACACAGGGAGGTGATAGGCCTGAGGTCACATTTACAGGGATAGCCTTGGAAATCCCATTCCTGTCCCCTGCACACAGCTGCCACCTGCCAAATGATTGGGTGGATGTGGACAGGGTTTTAAGTGAGGTCAACTCAGGCTGGCTTAAGCAAGAAGGAAATTGATTATAGCTGAAAATCCAGGTGCTCCAGGCACACAGGAAGAACTCAGGAGTCTTTTTCTCTCTATCCTTGGCCTTGTATAGGTttcattctctcttctcctggtGGCGAAATGGTCCCCAGAAGCTCTGGCTTACAGCGCAGTTTCTTGGTAGCCTCTGTGGAAAGAGAACTCCTGCTTCCAGTAGAGCGAGCCCAGTTCCTGCCTTGAGTTTCATGGGCTTGGTGCTGCTTGGTTGGGTGGGGGGGCGAGGATGTGGTTGGCTCCACATGGTTTTAAGGCAGAAGAGGGACGAGTCCATTCATGCATGCATTGGTTCTTTCACAAATGCGTATCAAGCACCTCCTGTGTGCCTTGGGGGTTATacaagtgaacaaaacagacaaaaatcccttcCTCCAGGGAACTCACATTGAGGAGAGACAGGTGATGCGCCTGACAGTAAGGGAAAGCTTAGAGTGGGTTAGAAGTAAGTGGTATGTGCCTTGGGACGAAATGGAGCAAAGATCTGGGAACCAGGAATTCCAGAGGCCAGGTGGTGGTGGCGGTAAATAGTGTGGTTGGGGCAGGCTTGTTGGGAAGGCAGCATTTGAACAAGGGCCTGAAGAAAGTGAGGGAACAAGTCCTGCGGAGACTGGGGACCAAACATCCCCTGCTGAAGGAGAGGTAGTGCTGGGCGGAACCTGCTTGGTGGTGGGGAGAGCCGAAAGGAGGTGGTGAGGCACGTGAGGGGAAGAGCAGGGTCACCAGGTCAGGAGGGAAGCCGAGTGAGGGTGTCACCCATACTTGGGTGTGGTTACCAGAAGGGGGAAGGATGTGGGGCTGATGCAGTGCATCCCCCGGTGGGGAACAGTGGGAGGAGGcttgagggagggaggaagggtggtGGTCCCCCTCTTCCCCTGGTCCcccaagctgtgtgtgtgttgggtgttGGCTCACCCTAACTAGTCCCTCCTTCTCCTCAGATATCCGGCTCAGGGTGCGAGCAGAGTACTGTGAGCATGGGCCAGCCTTGGAGCAGGGCGTGGCATCCCGGCGGCCCCAGGCACTGGCGCGGCAGCTGGATGTGTTTGGGCAGGCTACAGCAGTGCTGCGCTCGCGGGACCTGGGCTCGGTGGTCTGTGACATCAAGTTCTCAGAGCTCTCCTATCTGGACGCCTTCTGGGGTGACTACCTGAGTGGGGCCCTGCTGCAGGCCCTGCGGGGCGTGTTCCTGACTGAGGCTCTGCGAGAAGCAGTGGGCCGGGAGGCTGTCCGCCTGCTGGTCAGTGTGGACGAAGCCGATTATGAGGCTGGCCGGCGCCGCTTGCTGctgatggaggaggagggaggacgGCACTCGCCTGAGGCCTCCTGATCCTGGATCTGGCGGGATTgacccacctcccagcctccaggccACCTTCACCCTGGAGGACGATGACCATCTCTATCCCTAGAGGACTGTCACTCCAGCAGCTTTGAGGACTGCGACAGCCAGCCAGGCCCCTGGACGGACCCTCCCACAGGATGTGGGCTCTGAGGCCTAAACCACTTCCAGTTGagttcccttcccccacccccccacccccgcctgtccccaccccctcctgtccccaccccccaggtgtGTTCCCTCAGTTTTAGGAGGCCAGGGGGTCAGGCCTGCAGAtcagaaagaaagggaggcatAGCCACACACTCACCAAAGGCCCCTTGCGCATCGTTTCCATGGCCCTGGGcttgtgtgcacatgcacactgCTCTTTCTGAAATCTCCCCGGGGCTCCTGCCCTTGTCTGCTCCGCTTACTTCTTTGGCCTAAGGGCTTCTCTCTCAGGATCTCTGATTGTACTACCCCCAGCCTTGGGCTTCAGGCATACCAGTGGGCACTGGAGCTGGGGTGCATCTGGGGCCTGCTCACCTTGCCCGCACATTTCTACAGCCAGCCAGGGCTCTGCCCGTTTTCCACACACAGGCCTGGCTCTCCACCTTCTGCTCCCTGGAGCTGGACACAGACTTCCACATGGATCTACACCCAGAGTGTCACATCTGTTGTGGCAGCATCTGGCCAAGTGTCCCATTTCCCTGGAGACCAGGACCAGAAACCAACTTCCTTCTCAGAAAGGGAAGGCAAAGGCTGGGGGCTGATGGGAAAGGCCTTTTATGAATGACACCAATAAAACTGCCCTGGCTGGGGCATAGGTGGGCACTGATGTTCTCTAGGACTCTTTCTTTTATGTGCTGAAGGAAGGAGCTGAGGAGAGCCTGCTCCCAGTACCAACCTTTGAGTTCTTGGCCTAGTATAGAGCTGCAGGCTGCTATTCCTAGTCCTGAGACCAGCACTTTTTGCTGCCCTGTGGCTATAGCTGAGCTGATGGCTTCCTGCTCTTTCCCCACCCCTTGTTTAAGGGTACAGCAACTCAAGTTCCTTTATTTTAACCTTTGGCTGCATCAGTGGCATGcggcagttcccagaccagggatcaaacctacaccacagcagtgaaaaggccagatctttaacctgctgagccatcagggaactctggaactcaATTTTCTTAGACATTACCTGAGATTTTCCTTCCTAGGGGAGAAGGAAACCTGGACTGGGGAGATGGGGATGAGGTGGGCAGGGATTCCCAGACACTGGCTTTTCTGAGAGAAGGATGTATAGGGATAGATACAGTGGCAAGTCCAGGAGTCAAGACCTGGTCCAGCTGGTTGCTGTGTGACCCCACACTGTCTCCATTACCTTCCCTGGGAGGGAATGAGGGTGTGTTGGGCACCTAGACAAGATCTATTTAATACTTAGCCACTGTGTGAAGTAGGGTTTTTACCCCATGTTTGACAGGATTTGGGCTCACAGAGGGGATGTGACTTGCCAGAGGAGTAGAGAAACACTTGAGGTGGGAAACAGCTCTCCCCTAGTGGATGCAGTCAGGTTGGGAAGGCAGGTGGGGGCTTctaccttctttct
Proteins encoded:
- the DEDD2 gene encoding DNA-binding death effector domain-containing protein 2, encoding MALSGSTPAPSWEEDECLDYYGMLSLHRMFEVVGGQLTECELELLAFLLDEVPGAAGGLARARSGLELLLELERRGQCDESNLRLLGQLLRVLARHDLLPHLARKRRRPVSPERYSYGTSSSSSERTESSCRRRRQSSRSSNAQQGQWETGSPAAKRQRRSRGRPSGGARRRRRGGPAAPQQQQEPARPTSEGKVTCDIRLRVRAEYCEHGPALEQGVASRRPQALARQLDVFGQATAVLRSRDLGSVVCDIKFSELSYLDAFWGDYLSGALLQALRGVFLTEALREAVGREAVRLLVSVDEADYEAGRRRLLLMEEEGGRHSPEAS